DNA sequence from the Cohnella herbarum genome:
AACCAGTTCCTGATAGCTGGCGTCGAAGGTAAAGATCGGCCCTTCCGGCGGCCCGCCGCTGCTGTATTCGCGTCCTCCGACCCGAAATTCGAAGATGTCCGCCTTCGAGAACCATTTGGCTTTGGTAGCCGGGTCGGCCCAAGCGCGGTAAACCCGCTCCGGCGAAGCGGCGTAAGTCCTCTCGACAGTGAAAGTCGCATGCTTGACGAATCGTTCGTTCATTTATTTTTCCTCCTTAGGGTTCGGTATTCCGCTTTCTTCGGCAAGATAATCTCCCAATAGATCCAAATTTCTTTCCCAACTCGCTTGCCTTTCAAGGACGGGCTTCTCGAATTCCATTTTCATCGCTTGCAAGAGGCTTGCGAAATCTTCAACCGTTAATCGCGCTTTGCCCTGCAATAACTTGGATACATGTCCGAGCTGTTCCAACCGTTTCTGCTGCTGCTTGATCTGCTCTTTAATTCGGCCGATCTGCAAGTTCACGATCTCAAGCGGACTGATCCGCCCGCCGGCTAAAGCCGACTTAATCTCCTCGAGAGATAAACCCAGCTCCTTAAGCGATAGGATCTGGTGTAAGCGCGACAAGTCCGTCTCACTGTACAGCCTATGGCCGGATTCCGTCTGAGCGGATGGGGAGAACAACCCGATTTGATCGTAAAAGCGCAAGGTTCGTACGGTTATCCCCGTCAGCTTGGCGAGGTCCCCGACCTTCCATTGTCTCTTCATTCACCATCTCCGTTCTGTGGCGCTAACGATATACCGGTAGCCTTATTATAAAACCTTACGTTACGTAAGGTGCAAGCGAAATCTCTTCGAGAGGATCGGATCCCCGGTCTCAAGAGGAATACTTCCGTTCATGTCGAAATAAGAGATATGATGAAAACAAGTAAAATATGGATAATTTCAGCGCTGTTCTTGGCAGCGTTAATGGGATTCCGTTTGGTGTGGCTGCAATATAACTCGGCTTCCCATTCTCCGGTTGCGATTGAGGGCGTATTGGACTTGCGGGGCTGGGATTCTCTGACCGATCATTCCCTTCCGCTAGACGGGGAATGGGAGTTCTACCCCGGTAAGCTCTTTTATCCGGATGGACGATCTTCGTCCGATACGCTTTCTCCGAGCGGATGGATTCAGGTTCCGAGCAGTTGGACGTTCGATGATCGGCCCTACGGCAACGATAAATACGGCTTCGGCACTTATCGTTTAACGATTCTCGTGGATCCCGACAAAGAAAATTCCTACGGCATCCGCGTACCGACCAGTATGAGCTCATCGGAAGTATATATCAACGAACGGTCCATCGGCCGTTCCGGACAACCTGCCGCGAGCAAAGAGAACTATATGCCGTTAGACGTTCCTTATACGGCGTACTTTACTTTGAAGGACGAGAGCAAGATCGAACTCGTCATCCAAGTCGCGAATTTCGATAACCCCCGCAATGGAGGAATCTTGCGTTCGATTCATTTCGGACCGGAAAACACACTTAGAGCCGACTTGGGCTTTTCCAGAGATATGGTTTGGGTAGCTTGCGTCGCTTATGCGATTCACGTTCTGTACGGCTTTATCTTATATTTGGTGGGAGGCCGGGACAAGAAACTTATTTATTTCTCCCTTATGATCGCATGCATTATTCTCGCGACGCTGATGGACGGCGATAGATTATTGTATACATGGGTTCCTTTCACGTTAGAGTGGGGGCTGAAGTTCATTTATCTCGCTCTCCTATTAGGAGGATACCTGCTGCATCAGTTAATCAAAGATAAGTTGCCGATATGGCTGCGGCGCCGCCTTTCTCTGGCATATGAGCTAGTATGCGGCATAGCGTTTTTATCCGTATTAGTCTTGCCGTTACCCGCGGTACTGTCATTGGAAGGCTTGTATTTCATTCTCATGTTCATCCCGTGCCTTGGGATGCCGGTCATGCTGTACAGATCGACGTCCAGAATAGACAAGAACAACATTTTCTTGCTCTTGGCTGCCATCGCGGCGATCAACAGCTTAATATGGCTTTTCATTCTCAATACGTTCCGCATCGAGATGATCTCCTATCCTTTCGATCTCATCATCGCGATGATTTGTTTTTCGGCATTCTGGTTCAAGCGCTTCTTCCGATTATCGGAGCAATCTCATCGATTGGCAGATACGCTTCGGCAGGCGGACAAGCAAAAAGACGATTTCCTGTCTACCGTCGCCCATGAATTGCGTAATCCTCTGCACGGCATGATTAACATTTCGCAATCGGTATCGGAGAGAGAGTTAGGCAAGATTGACGGGAAAAGCGCCAACGACCTGAAGATGCTCGTCCAAGTCGGGCGGCGAATGTCGTATATCTTGAACGATCTGCTGGATATGGCCCGATTGAAGGAAAACCGGATCAGCCTCAATCTCATCGGCGCATCCGCGCATGGCATAACATCAAGCGTCATCGATACGCTTCGCTTTATGACGGAAGGCAAACAGATCCGCCTGATTAACCGGATACCGGGCGACTTCCCTCTTGTTCACGCCGACGAGAACAGACTGAATCAAATCCTGTTCAATCTCTTGCACAACGCCGTGAAATACTCGAATGCCGGCGAGGTAACGGTAGATGCGAAAGTTTTGGATGGATGGGCTTGCGTATCCGTTGCGGATACGGGCATCGGAATGGATGCGGAGATGCTGGGCAGAGTATTCGAGCCTTACGAGCAAGCCTCGTCGGACGGGGCTGCGCTAAGGGCGGATTCGGACTGGGGCTGAGCATATGCAAACAATTAGTCGAATTGCATGGGGGAACTCTGACGGTCCGCTCCAACCCGAATGAAGGCTCCGTATTCTCATTTACATTAAGACTCGCCGAAGGGGGCGCCGAACCCTCGGCGACATCTCTAATAGCGGCGACCGCTATCTCGTCTGAAGGCGACAATACGGGCGACAACCTGACGGAACCTTATTCCGAACAGATTCATAACCCGCCTCCCGACCGAATTCGATTGCTGGCCGTCGATGACGATCCCGTTAACCTGAATGTTCTCAGAACGATTTTCGCGGACGAGATCTATGAAGTCGTTCCGGCGATCAACGGCCAAGAAGCTCTTACGCTATTGGAAACCGACGATTGGGATTTGGTCATTTCCGATGTTACCATGCCGATCATGTCCGGGTACGAACTGACCGCGCGAATTCGCGAGCGGTTTTCCATCTCGGAGCTCCCCGTGCTGCTCTTGACGGCGAGCAATCAGGATAAGGACATCGAGGCCGGGTTTCTGTCCGGCGCCAACGACTACGTCACCAAGCCGGTGAATGCGACCGAGCTTAGGATCAGGGTCAGAGCGTTAACGAATCTGAGGAAATCGGTGAACGAACGATTACGGATGGAAGCGGCATTGCTGCAAGCTCAGATCAAGCCCCATTTTATGATCAATACGTTTAATGCGGTATCCGCTCTTAGCAAGATCGACACGAACAAAATGGATATTCTCGTCGAGGAACTAACCCATTATTACAGGCTTGGCATCGATTTTCGGAATTCCGACCGAGCGGTACCTCTTGATCGAGAACTTAAGCTCATCCGTTCTTACTTGTATATCCAAAAAGAGCGCTTCGAGGAAAGACTTCAGGCCGTTTGGGAAGTCGATGCCGGCGTGGATGGCGTGAACGTCTTCATTCCTCCGTTAACGATTCAGCCTCTTGTCGATAATGCCGTTACGCATGGCCTATTAAAGAGGAACGCGGGCGGGGAAGTCCGAATTCGAATTACCGATCTCGGCGGGGAAGTCGAGATTCGCATCTCCGATAACGGCGTAGGAATCGATGAAGGAACGCTCGAGCATATCTTGGACAGACGGACGACCGGGCGTTCCGGAATCGGACTGCTGAATACCGATCGGCGATTAAAACAGTTTGGCGGCAGCGGCCTGAAAGTCGAGAGTCGATTGGGTTTCGGAACCTCGGTCTCGTTCACCGTTGCTAAGCTATACAAACCGTAGAGGAGCCGGAGATATGAATTATTCGATTCGCAAGCTGCGTCACCCGGATGACTATGCCGCCGTGGCACCGCTACTCAATCTGGTTTGGTCGGAGCCTACGACAGCCGATCAGCTCCGGGCAGACGAGGAAAAAATTCCTCCAGGCCAATTGCATTACGACGAAGAAGGCAAGCTAATGGGATGGGATCGTCCAAAATGGGTCGCCGAAGACGAGCATGGCCAAGTGGTAGCCTACGCGATCGCATGGAGAGCGCCTTGGACGGAAGCCGGGACCTTGATTCATAATCTTGTCGTACAGCCGGAGCTCCGAGGCATTGGAATAGGCCAGGCATTATATGCCGTGCTGCTGGAATGGGCGATGGAAGTCAAAGCCTCGCGTCTCATCGAGCACATGCGGGAATCGGATGAACCGTCGATCGCTTTTGCGGAGCACCGCGGCTACGTCAAGGAACGCCATACCTTCGAATCCGTGCTGGATTTGGGATCGTTTAAATTCGACGAGAAACTAAGCGCCTCTATTGCCGAAGCGGAGCGCAGCGGCATACGTTTCGTTACGTTGTCGGAGGAGCCCGGCGAAGAAAACGAGAGAAAACTCCATGAGTTATATAAAGTCACTCACTTCGATATCCCGGGCCACACCGGAGATTACCCTTGGTTCGAGGAATGGAGAAAATGGAGCCTCGATCAGCCGGGCTTCCGTCCCGAGTGGATCCATATCGCCAAAGACGGAGACCGTTACATAGGTGTCGTCACCTTGCTGCATAACGAGCAAACGCAAGCCATGTATCATGATTACACCGGGGTTTTGCTGGAATATCGCGGACGTCGGATCGCTCTCGCCTTGAAGTTGCTCGGAATACGATCCGCGCTTGCGAGCGGAGCCCCGTATATGAAAACGCACAACGACTCGATGAACGTCCCGATGCTGCGGATCAACCGCGATTTACTCGGATTCCGGGCGGAGCCGGGAAATTATAAAATGGTTCGCGAGCTTTAGGGGCTCTTCACATCAAGCTCGACAAAAGGCACCCTCCCGGGTGCCTTCGTCATGGTTTCGCCGTTATTCCAGATTAGAATGCCTGCCTGCCGTCCGATCGAGGATATGCATCATTCGGTCGCTCAACCGGCTGATGGAAATTCAATGGATTTATAGTTTCTGCTTAGGTCACCCTAACGGTGAAATAACGGATTCTCTGTCCGCAGACCCCCTATTGGAAGCAGATTTCTACCACATTTCCTAACATGCATATAGATACTAACTTACTTTTAGGTAGCAACTTGCGATTAGTTGAATTATCCTTAATAATAGTGGGACAACCTACGGTTGCAACGAAGACACCTTAGGGTCGTTTTCATGAATAGAGAAATAAGGAGAGATTGACATGACCTTACACAATAGTACTGCGATCATTACGGGAGCCGGAAAAGGAATCGGTAAAGCGACTGCCATTGCCTTGGCCAAAGAGGGCGTTAATCTCGGATTGCTTGCACGGAGCCGTTCCGACCTCGAATCCCTTCAACAACAATTGACAAGCTCCTACGGCATCAAGGTAAGCATCGCCCCTGCCGATATTTCGAACAGATCGGAAGCGGAAGGCGCAGTGAAAAAGCTAATCGGCGAATTGGGCTCCCTTGATATTGTGATCAATAATGCCGGAACCGCTCAGTTCGGCACGGTGGCCGATATGGATCCGGATCACTGGGAACAAATCATTCAAACCAACCTGATGGGCACTTATTACGTAACTCGCGCCGCGCTGCCAACCCTCTTGAATCAGAAGAGCGGAAGTATCATTAACATCGCCTCGACGGCAGGAGAACGAGGCTTTGCCACCGGCTCCGCCTATTGCGCCTCGAAGTTCGCCGTTATCGGACTAACGGAATCGCTTATGCAGGAGGTTCGCAAGTCGAACATCCGCGTCACCGCGCTTACGCCGTCTACCGTGAATACGGAATTAGCCGTCAAAACCGGACTGCCTATCGGCGACGAGGATCGAATGATGCAAGCGGAAGACGTAGCCGAGCTCATCTTGGCCGCATTGAAATTACCGCAACGCGTTTTCCTGAAAACGGCCGGAATCTGGACAACGAACCCGCAATAACCATGAGCTAAAGCTAAAAAATACCTTCTACAGAGGTGATGACTATGCGTCAGAAATTGTTCTCTTCGTATGATCTGAAGGGCTTGCACCTCAGTAATCGCGTCGTCATGGCGCCCATGTGCCAGTATTCCGTCAAGGCCAAGGACGGAAAGCCGAACGAATGGCATTATGTTCACTATCTCAGCCGCGCGATTGGCGGAACAGGACTCATTATCATGGAGATGACGGATGTGGATCCCGATGGCCGAATTACGGATTTCGACCTAGGCTTGTGGTCGGATGAGCAGATTCCGGCATTCGCCCGAATCATCGACGGCGTCCACTCGCATAACGGCAAAATCGGGGTTCAAATCGCTCATGCCGGACGCAAAGCGGAAGACGCGGCCATACCCGTTGCCCCATCCGCGATCCCATTCCCAGGCTCCACGTACAAAATGCCGCGCGCCCTTACGACCGAAGAAGTTCGGAACGTCGTCCAACAATTCGCCGAGGCGGCTCGCCGTGCCGTCGAGGCCGGCGTAGATACGATCGAGCTTCATGGAGCTCACGGCTACTTAATCCATCAATTCCAATCGCCGCTAACCAACCAAAGAGACGATATCTACGGCCAAGATTTTGCCCGCTTCGGCGTAGAAGTCATTCAAGCCGTCAAAAAAGCAATGCCGGCGGATATGCCGCTCCTCTTCCGCATCTCCGCGGTCGAATATGCCGATGGCGGATACGATATCGATCATGCCATCGAGTTATCCAAAGCCTACCATGCCGCAGGCGTGGATGCGTTCCACGTTAGTTCAGGCGGGGAAGGACCCGCCGGAGAGAGGAAGCCGGGCAACTACCCGGGTTATCAAGTCCCGTTCGCGCGCGAAATCCGCGCAGCGGTCAATGTACCCGTCATCGCGGTCGGGATGCTCGAGGATCCGGCGCTTGCGGAATCCGTTATCGGCAGCGAAGATGCAGACTTCGTCGCGATTGCCCGGGGTTTGCTACGCGATCCGTATTGGGCTACTCATGCGGCCATTGCGCTTCGCAATGAACCGGACCGCATTCCGGTCCAATACAAACGCGCTTATTGAATGACTCGCAAAATAACCAAAAGACCGTTTAATGCCTATCGCAGGCTTAAACGGTCTTTTCGTAGTTCATCCCGTTGGAGTCGATGACCATGAGGAGGGCGATCCACTATAATAGAAAATAACGTGTCATATCTTATGATGGAGAGGAACGTACGATCTACGGGTCGGGAAAAATCCTCTACGATTCGGTCGCCTGACCAGGAATGTTCGTCTATCCCAAGGCACTAAGTGTATAAGATACACTTAGATTCCTCGAAACTCTGCACCTTCAACATCTAAGTGGAAAATATACAACTAATTGGCGGTTCATAGTCTCAATTCGAGCAAAACGTTCAAACTAGTTGCATATTTTACATCTCGTTCATTATTCGAGTAGAACTCACCAACACCTAAGTGTAACTTTTACACTTAAATGTTAGTGAGTGCGGTCGCTTCCATTTTTTACTTTGGAATTCAGGACGAAGGCCGCTTCAACCGCTACTTGGAATGCACGTACGCGGAAGGCTTCTTGACGTTTCGCCGCGGCATCGGAAAGTTCAACATTAAGATCCCTGCCACGAAGATTAACGTACCGCCGATAATGTAGATAGTGATAGGGTCTCGGAAAAACAAATAAGACCATAATATCGTAAAAAGGACGGTACAGTTGCCGACAATCGCCACGACCGCTAAGGGCACCCGCTTGATCGCTTCCGCGAACCAGAAAAAGCTAAGGCCCGTAATGACGCCAAGCAGCACCAGAGCCCCCCACGCCCACACCGTTATCGGGCCGATAAATCCATGAGATTGGATCGGAATCGGAACGACGACGATTAATGTACTCATTAAGAAGACGGATAAGTTCATGTTGCCGTTGTCCATCGTCTTAAGGAGCATCCGCTGGCTTAATACGTGTACGGCAGCGCCGATACCCGCAAGCGTGAACAACAGCGTCGTCAGGCCGCCGCCTTGCGCAAGCTCGTTAAGCGGCGTACCGTTCCAACCGACAACGATAACTCCGGCAACGCAGAATGCGGCGGCCATCCAACCGCGGGTCGATATTTTCTCCTTAAACAACAGGCCAGCCGCAAGCATAAGAACGACGGTCTGAACAGGTTGAACGAGAATGTTGCCGTAGGAGTATCCGATTTTTAACGCTATGTTCTCCGCCACATAGTTAGCCGCTTTCCCGATCGCGCCTATCCATATCCATTTCATCCCCAAACGGATCTGAACTTTACCATCGCGGATAAACAAATAGATGACCAGACAGATGACGCCGAAAAAGAAACGAGCGAACGAAATGATGGAGCTGTCCACCATCGTCGACGCGGTTTTGACAAGTACCCCGACAAAGCTCCATGCCAACGTCGCTAGCAGGAGCAGAATATAACTCAAGAAGGTACACCTTCTTCGCTTCGATTAATTACCGAGCTGCTCGCGCCACTTGTATTTCGGTTCCCAGCCGAGCAGCTTCATTGCTTTCTCGCTATTGAGCAACGCTTCATGCCCCTCGAGCGGTGCGCGGAAATCGGTCACTTCCGGATACCGCGCGGCCATCAGCTCGCGGCTTGGAACGGCCATGCTGGTCTCGTTCGATCCGAGATTCAGCGCAACGGAGCCGAGTCCTTCCGCTTCAATCGCAAGACGGCACGCTTCGGCCGCGTCGCGAGTATCGATGTAGCTCCACAGAATCCGTTCGCGCTCCTCCGGGTTATTGATCCACGACGGGAATCGTTCGTACCACTCCGGCGGAATCACGTTGCCTAGACGCAGCGACACGATTTGAATGCCTGATCTGCGGTAGAACATATCCGCGGTCAACTCGCCCACGACCTTGGACAAACCGTAGCTGTCCTGCGGCAGTTGCGGATGCGCTTCATCCATCGGGACGTATTGCGGACCGAACGGATGGACAGCGAAGCAAATCCCGTACGAGGATTCGCTGGAGGCGATAACCGCTTTCTTGATCCCGAGTCCCGAAGCCGCTTCCAAAACATGATAAGTTGACATTACGTTGTTGCGGAAAGTCACTTCCGGCGGCACCATACCCGCTCTCGGAATCGCAGCCATGTGTACGACGGCATCCGCACCCGCCAGCGCGCCGTAAGTTTGACCCAAATCTTCAAGATCCACGATAAGCGTAGGGCACAACGGCTCCTCCGGTTGGCGCGTATCGACGTTTAGCACCTCATACCCATGTTCGACCAAATGCTTGACGACCCAGCGGCCCAACATCCCGCTACCGCCGGTTACGACTACTTTCTTTGCTTTATTAGTCATCGAAATCTTAACCTCCCTATCTTGGATGCTCGAACGAACGACAGGTATAGATTAGCAGACTTCGTTTATTCGGTAAACAATCAAATCGGTTCGTCCCTTCGCCGCTGCGGATTTCCCTAGAACGTTCAAGGATTGCTTATCAAGAAGAGGTCCCCGAACGCTTCCTCATCCTTGTAACCGATCCCGCCATTATACTCTATCCATCCTCGCCTTATTCCGTCGTCATTGTCATTGCAGAGCAGAGAGAACTTCAGATGCATACCGGTAGACACTTCGAAAATGC
Encoded proteins:
- a CDS encoding SRPBCC family protein; protein product: MNERFVKHATFTVERTYAASPERVYRAWADPATKAKWFSKADIFEFRVGGREYSSGGPPEGPIFTFDASYQELVPDRRIVYTYSLDSGDTRISVSISTVELIEVEGGTKLIFTEQGAFFDGHDTPEIREHGTNVMMDELGKVVEGEI
- a CDS encoding MerR family transcriptional regulator, encoding MKRQWKVGDLAKLTGITVRTLRFYDQIGLFSPSAQTESGHRLYSETDLSRLHQILSLKELGLSLEEIKSALAGGRISPLEIVNLQIGRIKEQIKQQQKRLEQLGHVSKLLQGKARLTVEDFASLLQAMKMEFEKPVLERQASWERNLDLLGDYLAEESGIPNPKEEK
- a CDS encoding sensor histidine kinase → MMKTSKIWIISALFLAALMGFRLVWLQYNSASHSPVAIEGVLDLRGWDSLTDHSLPLDGEWEFYPGKLFYPDGRSSSDTLSPSGWIQVPSSWTFDDRPYGNDKYGFGTYRLTILVDPDKENSYGIRVPTSMSSSEVYINERSIGRSGQPAASKENYMPLDVPYTAYFTLKDESKIELVIQVANFDNPRNGGILRSIHFGPENTLRADLGFSRDMVWVACVAYAIHVLYGFILYLVGGRDKKLIYFSLMIACIILATLMDGDRLLYTWVPFTLEWGLKFIYLALLLGGYLLHQLIKDKLPIWLRRRLSLAYELVCGIAFLSVLVLPLPAVLSLEGLYFILMFIPCLGMPVMLYRSTSRIDKNNIFLLLAAIAAINSLIWLFILNTFRIEMISYPFDLIIAMICFSAFWFKRFFRLSEQSHRLADTLRQADKQKDDFLSTVAHELRNPLHGMINISQSVSERELGKIDGKSANDLKMLVQVGRRMSYILNDLLDMARLKENRISLNLIGASAHGITSSVIDTLRFMTEGKQIRLINRIPGDFPLVHADENRLNQILFNLLHNAVKYSNAGEVTVDAKVLDGWACVSVADTGIGMDAEMLGRVFEPYEQASSDGAALRADSDWG
- a CDS encoding ATP-binding protein produces the protein MRCGYGHRNGCGDAGQSIRALRASLVGRGCAKGGFGLGLSICKQLVELHGGTLTVRSNPNEGSVFSFTLRLAEGGAEPSATSLIAATAISSEGDNTGDNLTEPYSEQIHNPPPDRIRLLAVDDDPVNLNVLRTIFADEIYEVVPAINGQEALTLLETDDWDLVISDVTMPIMSGYELTARIRERFSISELPVLLLTASNQDKDIEAGFLSGANDYVTKPVNATELRIRVRALTNLRKSVNERLRMEAALLQAQIKPHFMINTFNAVSALSKIDTNKMDILVEELTHYYRLGIDFRNSDRAVPLDRELKLIRSYLYIQKERFEERLQAVWEVDAGVDGVNVFIPPLTIQPLVDNAVTHGLLKRNAGGEVRIRITDLGGEVEIRISDNGVGIDEGTLEHILDRRTTGRSGIGLLNTDRRLKQFGGSGLKVESRLGFGTSVSFTVAKLYKP
- a CDS encoding GNAT family N-acetyltransferase, producing MNYSIRKLRHPDDYAAVAPLLNLVWSEPTTADQLRADEEKIPPGQLHYDEEGKLMGWDRPKWVAEDEHGQVVAYAIAWRAPWTEAGTLIHNLVVQPELRGIGIGQALYAVLLEWAMEVKASRLIEHMRESDEPSIAFAEHRGYVKERHTFESVLDLGSFKFDEKLSASIAEAERSGIRFVTLSEEPGEENERKLHELYKVTHFDIPGHTGDYPWFEEWRKWSLDQPGFRPEWIHIAKDGDRYIGVVTLLHNEQTQAMYHDYTGVLLEYRGRRIALALKLLGIRSALASGAPYMKTHNDSMNVPMLRINRDLLGFRAEPGNYKMVREL
- a CDS encoding 3-ketoacyl-ACP reductase; amino-acid sequence: MTLHNSTAIITGAGKGIGKATAIALAKEGVNLGLLARSRSDLESLQQQLTSSYGIKVSIAPADISNRSEAEGAVKKLIGELGSLDIVINNAGTAQFGTVADMDPDHWEQIIQTNLMGTYYVTRAALPTLLNQKSGSIINIASTAGERGFATGSAYCASKFAVIGLTESLMQEVRKSNIRVTALTPSTVNTELAVKTGLPIGDEDRMMQAEDVAELILAALKLPQRVFLKTAGIWTTNPQ
- a CDS encoding NADH:flavin oxidoreductase/NADH oxidase, producing the protein MRQKLFSSYDLKGLHLSNRVVMAPMCQYSVKAKDGKPNEWHYVHYLSRAIGGTGLIIMEMTDVDPDGRITDFDLGLWSDEQIPAFARIIDGVHSHNGKIGVQIAHAGRKAEDAAIPVAPSAIPFPGSTYKMPRALTTEEVRNVVQQFAEAARRAVEAGVDTIELHGAHGYLIHQFQSPLTNQRDDIYGQDFARFGVEVIQAVKKAMPADMPLLFRISAVEYADGGYDIDHAIELSKAYHAAGVDAFHVSSGGEGPAGERKPGNYPGYQVPFAREIRAAVNVPVIAVGMLEDPALAESVIGSEDADFVAIARGLLRDPYWATHAAIALRNEPDRIPVQYKRAY
- a CDS encoding DMT family transporter; translated protein: MSYILLLLATLAWSFVGVLVKTASTMVDSSIISFARFFFGVICLVIYLFIRDGKVQIRLGMKWIWIGAIGKAANYVAENIALKIGYSYGNILVQPVQTVVLMLAAGLLFKEKISTRGWMAAAFCVAGVIVVGWNGTPLNELAQGGGLTTLLFTLAGIGAAVHVLSQRMLLKTMDNGNMNLSVFLMSTLIVVVPIPIQSHGFIGPITVWAWGALVLLGVITGLSFFWFAEAIKRVPLAVVAIVGNCTVLFTILWSYLFFRDPITIYIIGGTLIFVAGILMLNFPMPRRNVKKPSAYVHSK
- a CDS encoding NAD-dependent epimerase/dehydratase family protein; protein product: MTNKAKKVVVTGGSGMLGRWVVKHLVEHGYEVLNVDTRQPEEPLCPTLIVDLEDLGQTYGALAGADAVVHMAAIPRAGMVPPEVTFRNNVMSTYHVLEAASGLGIKKAVIASSESSYGICFAVHPFGPQYVPMDEAHPQLPQDSYGLSKVVGELTADMFYRRSGIQIVSLRLGNVIPPEWYERFPSWINNPEERERILWSYIDTRDAAEACRLAIEAEGLGSVALNLGSNETSMAVPSRELMAARYPEVTDFRAPLEGHEALLNSEKAMKLLGWEPKYKWREQLGN